In the genome of Cronobacter malonaticus LMG 23826, one region contains:
- the pncB gene encoding nicotinate phosphoribosyltransferase yields the protein MTQYASPLLQTLLDTDAYKLHMQQAVFHHYYDVHVAAEFRCRGDDLLGIYADAIREQVDAMQHLALSDAEYQWLSGLPFFRADYLQWLKTFRYDPTQVQIRNDSGKLDIRLSGPWREVIMWEVPLLAVISELVHRYRSPEASVGQALAHLEVKLDDFRTMTDGLDLSAFRLMDFGTRRRFSRDVQQAIVERLKLEPWFIGTSNYDLARRLSLTPMGTQAHEWFQAHQQISPDLANSQIAALQAWLDEYPDMLGIALTDCITMDAFLRDFGPEFAGRYQGLRHDSGDPVQWGEKAIAHYQQLGIDPLSKTLIFSDNLDFAKAIELYRHFADRVKLGFGIGTRLTCDIPHVKPLNIVIKLVECNGRPVAKLSDSPGKTICHDKAFVRALRKAFDLPQVRKAS from the coding sequence ATGACACAATACGCTTCCCCCCTATTGCAAACGCTGCTGGATACGGACGCCTATAAGCTGCATATGCAGCAGGCGGTGTTTCACCACTATTATGACGTGCATGTCGCAGCGGAATTTCGCTGCCGGGGTGACGACCTGCTGGGCATTTATGCTGACGCTATCCGCGAGCAGGTCGATGCCATGCAGCATCTGGCGCTTTCAGACGCCGAGTATCAGTGGCTCTCCGGGCTGCCGTTTTTCCGGGCCGACTATCTGCAGTGGCTGAAAACGTTCCGTTATGACCCGACGCAGGTGCAGATCCGCAACGACAGCGGCAAGCTGGATATCCGCTTAAGCGGCCCGTGGCGCGAAGTCATTATGTGGGAAGTGCCGCTGCTGGCCGTGATTAGCGAACTGGTGCATCGCTATCGTTCGCCGGAAGCGAGCGTCGGCCAGGCGCTGGCGCATCTCGAAGTGAAACTCGATGATTTCCGCACCATGACGGACGGGCTGGATTTAAGCGCTTTCCGTCTGATGGATTTCGGCACCCGCCGCCGTTTCTCGCGCGATGTCCAGCAGGCGATAGTTGAACGCCTTAAGCTGGAGCCGTGGTTTATCGGCACCAGTAACTACGATCTCGCCCGCCGTCTCTCCCTGACGCCGATGGGTACGCAGGCCCACGAATGGTTCCAGGCGCATCAGCAAATCAGCCCCGATCTCGCGAACAGCCAGATTGCGGCGTTGCAGGCGTGGCTTGACGAATACCCGGATATGCTCGGCATCGCGCTGACCGACTGTATTACGATGGACGCCTTCCTGCGCGATTTCGGCCCGGAGTTCGCCGGGCGTTACCAGGGGCTGCGCCACGACTCCGGCGATCCGGTGCAGTGGGGCGAGAAAGCCATCGCGCACTACCAGCAGCTCGGCATCGATCCGCTCAGCAAAACGCTTATCTTCTCTGATAACCTCGATTTCGCGAAAGCCATTGAGCTCTATCGCCACTTCGCGGACCGCGTGAAGCTCGGCTTTGGTATCGGCACCCGCCTGACCTGCGATATCCCGCACGTGAAGCCGCTCAATATCGTGATTAAGCTCGTTGAGTGTAACGGCCGTCCGGTGGCAAAGCTCTCCGACAGCCCAGGCAAAACGATTTGTCACGATAAGGCGTTTGTCCGCGCGCTGCGCAAAGCCTTCGATCTTCCTCAGGTGCGTAAAGCAAGCTGA
- the asnS gene encoding asparagine--tRNA ligase — translation MSVVPVADVLQGRVAVDSEVTVRGWVRTRRDSKAGISFLAVYDGSCFDPIQAVINNSLPNYNEEVLHLTTGCSVIVTGKVVESPGEGQSFELQATQVEVTGWVDDPDTYPMAAKRHSIEYLREVAHLRPRTNLIGAVARVRHTLAQALHRFFHEQGFFWVSTPLITASDTEGAGEMFRVSTLDLENLPRDAQGKIDFDKDFFGKEAFLTVSGQLNGETYACALSKVYTFGPTFRAENSNTSRHLAEFWMLEPEVAFANLNDVAGLAEAMLKYVFKAVLDERMDDMKFFAERVDKEAIERLERFISADFAQVDYTDAVAILEKCGEKFENPVYWGVDLASEHERYLAEKHFKAPVVVKNYPKDIKAFYMRLNEDGKTVAAMDVLAPGIGEIIGGSQREERLDVLDARMEEMGLNKEDYWWYRDLRRYGTVPHSGFGLGFERLIAYVTGVQNVRDVIPFPRTPRNANF, via the coding sequence ATGAGCGTTGTGCCTGTAGCCGACGTACTCCAGGGCCGTGTTGCCGTTGACAGTGAAGTCACCGTGCGCGGGTGGGTGCGTACCCGAAGAGATTCAAAAGCTGGCATCTCCTTCCTCGCCGTTTATGACGGTTCCTGCTTTGATCCGATACAGGCTGTCATTAATAATTCTCTGCCCAATTACAATGAAGAGGTTTTACACCTCACGACGGGCTGCTCGGTTATCGTCACCGGCAAGGTGGTGGAATCCCCGGGCGAAGGCCAGAGCTTTGAGCTGCAGGCAACCCAGGTGGAAGTGACCGGCTGGGTGGACGATCCGGACACCTACCCGATGGCGGCCAAGCGCCACAGTATTGAGTATCTGCGTGAAGTCGCGCACCTGCGCCCGCGTACTAACCTGATAGGTGCCGTGGCTCGCGTACGCCACACGCTGGCGCAGGCGCTGCACCGTTTCTTCCACGAGCAGGGCTTTTTCTGGGTCTCCACGCCGCTTATCACCGCGTCGGATACCGAAGGCGCGGGTGAAATGTTCCGCGTCTCGACGCTGGATCTGGAAAACCTGCCGCGCGACGCGCAGGGCAAAATCGATTTCGATAAAGACTTTTTCGGTAAAGAAGCGTTCCTGACCGTGTCCGGCCAGTTGAACGGCGAAACCTACGCCTGCGCGCTGTCGAAAGTCTATACCTTCGGCCCAACCTTCCGCGCTGAAAACTCCAACACCAGCCGCCACCTGGCGGAGTTCTGGATGCTGGAGCCGGAAGTGGCGTTCGCCAACCTGAACGATGTCGCGGGTCTCGCGGAAGCGATGCTGAAATATGTCTTCAAAGCGGTGCTCGATGAACGCATGGACGACATGAAGTTCTTCGCCGAACGCGTGGATAAAGAAGCCATTGAGCGTCTGGAGCGTTTCATCTCTGCCGACTTCGCGCAGGTGGATTACACCGACGCGGTCGCTATTCTTGAGAAGTGCGGCGAGAAATTCGAGAACCCGGTTTACTGGGGCGTGGATCTGGCGTCCGAGCATGAGCGTTATCTCGCTGAGAAACACTTTAAAGCGCCGGTCGTTGTTAAAAATTACCCGAAAGACATCAAGGCGTTTTATATGCGCCTTAACGAAGATGGTAAAACCGTGGCGGCGATGGACGTACTCGCGCCGGGCATCGGTGAAATCATCGGCGGCTCCCAGCGTGAAGAGCGCCTCGACGTGCTGGATGCGCGTATGGAAGAGATGGGTCTTAATAAAGAAGACTACTGGTGGTATCGCGACCTGCGCCGTTATGGCACCGTGCCGCATTCCGGCTTTGGTCTCGGCTTTGAACGTCT